The window TGATTGGTTTATCAATTTTTGATATGCCGGAGCCCGTTTCTGAATCAAAAAAATGCCCATCCATCAAGGCAAGTACTCGCTTACCGGATGAACCTTAAAAGAATTGGCGCCAGACACTGGAGCAATGTCATTGACTTAAGACTCGGAGCCCAGGCTTTTCGCCCCTCTTTTTAAGGGGGGTGGCGCTGAAAGCGCCGGGGGGATATCAAAACAGCACAAACAAAGCGATACATTCAAGCAATATCTCAAGGGCTGCCGTCGCTTCGTGACGCCTTGGCTCGCCACCCCTTAAGTCAATGACATTGGACCCTGGAGCGCCTCTGTCCACAGAGGCAATACAATGCGCGTGTGGAGGCTGGAAAGAGGGCGCGCCGCATACGCGATTCGATGCTCGCAGTGATGATTGTCGTTCTCTGCGCGGTGATCGCTTTCTCCAGTACGCGCTGCGGCGTTTTCATTTTCGGGTTGGGGTGACTACAATGTAACGATTGGCGCTTTTTTTCGTTGTAAGAAGTGGATGCCAGAATTGATTTCTGAGTACACGGAAAATGGAGTATTCATATAGATGATGATTGAACCTGGCCGCCAAGGCGGCTCCTTTCACGCGACAACCATTCTTTCCGTCCGGCGCGGCGACCAAGTGGTCATCGCAGGCGACGGACAAGTGACGCTGGGCGATACGGTGATGAAAACCAGCGCCAGAAAAGTCCGCCCCATGTTTGAGGGCGCGATCTTGTCTGGGTTCGCGGGCGCGTCCGCCGACGCGTTTACCCTGTTTGAAAAATTCGAAGGCAAGTTAGATGAATTTAACGGCAACCTGACCCGCTCAGCGGTCGAACTCGCCAAAGAATGGCGCACCGACAAGATGCTGCGCCATCTCGAAGCGCTGTTGATCGTCTGCGACGCTGAGCGCACCCTGGTGATCTCAGGCACTGGCGACGTGATCGAGCCGGACGACGGCGTGATCGCGATTGGCTCCGGCGGGCCCTACGCTCAGGCGGCGGCGAAAGCGCTGTTGAAATTCACCGAAATGCCTGTAAAAGAGATTGCAATCGAAGCTATGAAACTGGCGGCGGAAATCTGCGTCTATACCAACGACACCATCACCGTCGAAACGCTGCCCAATGAAGACGAGAGCGAAACCAAGGAAGAAACGAAAAAAGAATGACTGATACCCCCAATGTCCCTGTCGTAAGCCAAACCAACGCTGTCCCTGGATTAACGCCCAAGCAAATCGTCGCCGCATTGGATAAATACATCATCGGCCAGGACGACGCCAAAAAAGCGGTCGCCATCGCCTTGCGCAACCGCGCCCGGCGGCGTTTGTTGAGCGATGAATTACAAGAAGAAATCCACCCCAAAAACATCATTATGATCGGCTCGACCGGCGTCGGAAAAACCGAAATCGCCCGGCGGCTGGCCAAACTCGAGGACGCGCCGTTCATTAAAATTGAAGCCTCCAAGTTCACCGAAGTGGGCTATGTGGGGCGCGACGTGGAGTCGATCATTCGCGATCTGGTCGAGATGGCGGTCACTCACGGGCGCCAAAGAGGGCTAGAAGCCTGCACCGCCGCCGCTGAGAAAAGCGCGGAAGAACGCATTCTTGATCTGCTGGTGCCAAATAATTTTCCCCGCCAACCGTCGCCGTCGTCCACTGAAAACGCCGTGGAGCAGGAAACGCCCGAGAAGCGGCTGGCGGCGACCCGCGAGCGCTTTCGCGAAATGCTGCGCGAAGGCAAGTTGGAAGAACGCGAGGTTGAGATTGAAGTGCAGGATGGCGGCAAGAACGTCGTGGTCGGCATTCCCCCCAACATGGGGCTGGAAGAAATGGGTATCGACCTGCGCGACATGGTCGACAAGATGATGCCCTCCAAGCGCAAACGCAAAAAGATGAAAATCGAGGACGCGCGCCCGTTTTTAGTTCAGGAAGAAGCCGACCGCTTGCTCGACATGGAAGAAATTACTCAAGACGCGGTCGATAAAGTGCAGGAGTCGGGCATCGTGTTTCTCGACGAGATCGACAAAGTGGTCGGGCGCGACAGCGGCTCCGGGCCGGACGTGTCACGCTCCGGCGTGCAGCGCGACATTCTGCCGTTGGTCGAAGGTTCGACGGTTTACACCAAACACGGCCTCATTAAAACTGACCACATTCTCTTCATTGCGGCGGGCGCGTTCCACGGCTGCAGCCCCTCCGACCTGATGCCGGAACTGCAGGGCCGCTTCCCCATTCGGGTCGAACTCGACGACCTCGACGAAGACGACTTCAAGCGCATTCTGACCGAGCCGAAAAACTCGTTGATCCGTCAATATGAAAACCTGTTGCAGACCGAAGGCGTGACCATTGATTTTAAAGAAGACGCCATCGAAGAACTGGCGGCGATGGCGGCGACCATTAATCAGGAAACCGAGAACATCGGCGCGCGGCGTCTGCATACGATTTTAGAAAGCGTGTTGGAAGATATTTCGTTTGAAGCGACCGACATGGCGGGGCAGACGGTCACCATTGACCGCGCCTATGTGAAAGAGCAACTGGGCGACATCGTCGACGACGCCGACCTCTCACGCTATATTTTGTAAGCCGGATTAATTTTGGAAAACCGAACGGAGCGCAGACTGTTGCGCTCCGTTTTTTTTGATTCTCACTTGCGCCAATCATTATAACAGTTCCCTCACCCCAACCCTCTCCCACTGGGAGAGGGAGTAAGTTGTAGCATTTCATTCACGGGCCGACGCGAATAATGTCGCCGTCGCTGGTGATTCCATTCGAGGGGTTGTATTCGTGCTGGAGAAGCCACTGTTCGCTTTCGCGGAACGCGACCTTGTTGCGGTCACTGATACGCGCTCCAGTGTAATGACATTCAAACAGTTCTTCGATCTCGTTGCCGTCGCGCTGATCGGGGCCCCAACTCGACAGAATGTAATAACTCTGTCCGTTCGAGCCATAGCCATAGCCTTCTTCATTGCCGTCGCCGCGAAACGGGTCCGCAGGCAATGAGGAAATATACGCAACCGGCGTGGTGAGATAAAACCGGCGGGCGCTGCTGCCTGAGCCGACCATAATATGGACGAAGTCAACCACCCAGTCGCTGGGGTCTTCGTCAACGCCCCGATATTGGCGGCGCATCTGCAACCGGTTTGAGCAGTCAGCGGGCGGATAGCCGCTGTTGTCGATGTAAAACGCTTCGAGCGCACTTTGGATGCTGCGCATCTCGGACTGAGCGCGCGCGACTTTGGCGCGCACTTGCGCATTCATGAAGTTCGGGACGGCGATGGCGGCCAGAATGCCGATAATCGCGACAACAATTAACAACTCGATAAGCGTGAAACCAGATCGTCTCATGATCTTGTCCTCCAAGGGTCGGCTCCAAAACAGGGCCGCGCCGGGTGAGGCTGTCGGCGTCGTTTCCATCTTGGGCGTATGACTCATGAATGAGTCCAGGATTGGATATCGCCCTTGTTGGAACCGCGCGTCGACTTGAGACGATCAACTGCGATCTATGTCAACTTCACTTCGCTGTATGAGCGGATAATTAGATAGATAAAACCCACACAGTTTGCTCTGTTAAAAAGTATCGGATTTTTTGTCCGAACTAACAATAGTGTAATCGTAAAAAGTTGTCACAAGTTTTTTAGGAAGAGGCGGCTTAAAGCGCCAGGGGGGATTCGGGCGCAACGCGTTGCGCCCCTACAGGGCTGATATATTTTTGTTTCGCTGCTTCAAGGGCTACCGCCGCCTCGTTTCCAAGGCGGCGGTTGGGATTTCTGGTGGGTTAAGAACCCACCCTACAACTGAGGTGTCAATTGCGAGGAAGTAAAACGACCGAAGCAATCTCATTATTCGACAAGCGAGATCGCTTCGCTGCGCTCGCGATGACACAACTAAAGTCTTTGCCTAAAGACGATGTTTTTATTTCTAGAACCGGACAACGAAAAAAGCCGGTGGAAAATTCCACCGGCTTTCTTGATAAACGATTTGCAACAATGCGTGATTATGGCCCAACGCGGAAGATGTCGCCGTCGCTGGTGATGCCGTTTGACGCGTTATAGATGAACTGACCAAGCAGATACTTGCTGTCACGAACACCAACCTTGCGCGTGTCTGTGAAGCGAGCGCCGGTGTATTCACGTTCGTCAAAACCTTCTGTGCTGCCGAGACCGTCTTGTTGGTCTGGGCCCCAGCTGGACAGAATGTAATAACTCTGACCATTGGAACCATAGCCATAGCCCCATGTGGTACCATCACCGTGGAACGGGTCGAACGGAAGCGACGAAATGTACGCGACCGGAGTGGTCAGGTACAAACGACGAGCGTTACTGCCAGTACCGATCATGATGTGAGCAACATTAACATCAGGCTCAGTCAAACCTTTGTACTGACGACGGCTGCGCAGACGGTCGCTATCCATGAACGGATAGCCGTTGTTGTCGATGAAGAATGATTCCAGTGAATTCTGGATATTCCGCATTTCCGACTCTGCCCGAGCAACTTTCGCGCGAACCTGTGCGTTCATAAAATTCGGCACGGCGATCGCGGCGAGGATGCCGATAATGGCAACAACAATAAGAAGCTCAATTAGCGTAAACCCTTGCAGTTTTTTCATCCCATTTCACCACCTTTCTGATTTTGTAAATCGTTACGGTTTGCTTCGCCTTTCGGCGAAGCCCCTACTCTTATGACGCAGTTCAGGTCTGACAAATAATAGATAATAAAGCCGTGACTTTGCTCTGCGTCATTCGAGCAATGGGATGTGACTGCACTTGCATGAGGGCTTACGCAGTCCTCCCCGACCAACGGTTACTATGTTCTATCACAACAGAAATGTCAAGTCAACCGGTTTTTGCACTGAAGTTAGGAAGTTTTTGAGAACGTCCCATTCATCCGATAGACAAAAGCCGACACTTCTGCGACCGCCTTATAGAGGTCTTCGGGAATTTCCCGGCCTAAATCAATCGAACTTAACACTTCAACCAAATCGGGGTCTTCATAAAGCGGAACGTCGTGTTGTTCTGCGAGCGCAATGATGCGTTCGGCGATTTCTCCCTGGCCTTTGGCGGTGACGGTCGGCGCCTGCTTGTCTTCGGCGTCATATTTTAATGCCACCGCGCGTTTGCGTTTGGGGCGAGCATCCATGAGGTTTAGGCTCAGGCGATTTCAAAGGATAGATTCAAGCGGTTGCGCAACGCTTTTTGGGTCGCGACGCGCACGTTGCGGTCAGGGTCTTGCAGGAAAGGCATGAGGGCGCGCAGGTCTTCTTCTGACCCTTTCAAGCCAATGCCGCGCACCGCCATCTCGCGTACAGACGCGCGCTTGTCATTGGCGGCGTCGCGGAGATGGTTAATCAAATGGTCCATCCCTTTCGCAACGCCCAACACCCAAAGCGCACTGGCTTTGGTAAACTCATCTTCGCTATCCAAGAGCTCCGACAATTTTTCTTCGTATTCTTTGAAGCCCCAGTTCAATAATTTTGCGAGGGCGTTTCCACATTCTCTGCGGTTGCCTTCTTCGGCGGCTTTTTTCGCGAGTTCAATCATGTCATCGCTATCGGGCTTTTCGTCGGGCAAGAGGTCAAACGCATTGGCGCGAACACGGGGGTCAGGGTCAGAAAAGAACGGTTTGGCGAGACGAAAGCGGGTGTCAGCGTCTTTGATGCGCCCAAACCC is drawn from Candidatus Hinthialibacter antarcticus and contains these coding sequences:
- a CDS encoding prepilin-type N-terminal cleavage/methylation domain-containing protein, with amino-acid sequence MKKLQGFTLIELLIVVAIIGILAAIAVPNFMNAQVRAKVARAESEMRNIQNSLESFFIDNNGYPFMDSDRLRSRRQYKGLTEPDVNVAHIMIGTGSNARRLYLTTPVAYISSLPFDPFHGDGTTWGYGYGSNGQSYYILSSWGPDQQDGLGSTEGFDEREYTGARFTDTRKVGVRDSKYLLGQFIYNASNGITSDGDIFRVGP
- a CDS encoding prepilin-type N-terminal cleavage/methylation domain-containing protein encodes the protein MRRSGFTLIELLIVVAIIGILAAIAVPNFMNAQVRAKVARAQSEMRSIQSALEAFYIDNSGYPPADCSNRLQMRRQYRGVDEDPSDWVVDFVHIMVGSGSSARRFYLTTPVAYISSLPADPFRGDGNEEGYGYGSNGQSYYILSSWGPDQRDGNEIEELFECHYTGARISDRNKVAFRESEQWLLQHEYNPSNGITSDGDIIRVGP
- a CDS encoding EscU/YscU/HrcU family type III secretion system export apparatus switch protein translates to MDARPKRKRAVALKYDAEDKQAPTVTAKGQGEIAERIIALAEQHDVPLYEDPDLVEVLSSIDLGREIPEDLYKAVAEVSAFVYRMNGTFSKTS
- the hslU gene encoding ATP-dependent protease ATPase subunit HslU, which gives rise to MTDTPNVPVVSQTNAVPGLTPKQIVAALDKYIIGQDDAKKAVAIALRNRARRRLLSDELQEEIHPKNIIMIGSTGVGKTEIARRLAKLEDAPFIKIEASKFTEVGYVGRDVESIIRDLVEMAVTHGRQRGLEACTAAAEKSAEERILDLLVPNNFPRQPSPSSTENAVEQETPEKRLAATRERFREMLREGKLEEREVEIEVQDGGKNVVVGIPPNMGLEEMGIDLRDMVDKMMPSKRKRKKMKIEDARPFLVQEEADRLLDMEEITQDAVDKVQESGIVFLDEIDKVVGRDSGSGPDVSRSGVQRDILPLVEGSTVYTKHGLIKTDHILFIAAGAFHGCSPSDLMPELQGRFPIRVELDDLDEDDFKRILTEPKNSLIRQYENLLQTEGVTIDFKEDAIEELAAMAATINQETENIGARRLHTILESVLEDISFEATDMAGQTVTIDRAYVKEQLGDIVDDADLSRYIL
- the hslV gene encoding ATP-dependent protease subunit HslV; protein product: MIEPGRQGGSFHATTILSVRRGDQVVIAGDGQVTLGDTVMKTSARKVRPMFEGAILSGFAGASADAFTLFEKFEGKLDEFNGNLTRSAVELAKEWRTDKMLRHLEALLIVCDAERTLVISGTGDVIEPDDGVIAIGSGGPYAQAAAKALLKFTEMPVKEIAIEAMKLAAEICVYTNDTITVETLPNEDESETKEETKKE